The following DNA comes from Streptomyces globosus.
CGCCCTTCCCGCCACCGACTTCCCCGCGAGGATCCCATGTCCGACGCCGTGAACTCCTCCGCGTCCACCGCACCGGACGCCGAGCTGCTGGGCGCCGTGTGCCGCGAACTCGCCGAGGCCGCCGACGCCGTCGCCGAGGCCGCCCGCTTCGCCACCGAACTCGCCCTGCGGCCACGCCTCCCCGCCCACCGGCCCGGCCGGCCCCGCACCGACGGCGCCGGCCCCCGCAGGCCCGGCGGGCACCGCCGGAGCAGGCGCGCCCGCCGCGCCCTGCTGCGCACCCTCACCGACCCCGCCGGCCTGGGCTGGGCCCCGCGCGGCCGCGGCGTCGCCCGGGCCGGCTGGCTCGCGGGCGTCCTCACCGGCCGGGAGAGCCTCGCCGTGAGCCTCGCGGTCTGCGGGCTGAAAGCCCGCATCCGGGCCGCCGGACTGGACCGCGCCGGGCTGCTCGCCGACCCGGACGGGGCGGCCATCCTGCGCGCCGTGGACGAGGACCGGCAGGCGGCTGCCGTGCGCGGATTCCGCCGCGTCATGCGGGAGCAGGGTGCGGAACGGGCATTCGCCCTGCTGACGCCCTCGTTCGCCGACCTGTTCGCCTGGCACGCGCTGACGGACGCGAACCCGTTCAACGACCACGCCGGCTGGCAGGTCGCGACCGGGCGTGCGGTGACCGCCGAACCGCTCCAGGGGCTCGGGGCGGCCGTACGCGCCTTCTTCGACCGGGACGGCGGGCGCGGGCACGGCCGCCGGCGGGGGAGGGCGCGGCGCCGCCGCACACCGGCCGGGGCCGCCGCCGCGGCACCGAGGCCGGACCACCGCGGGTGCGTGCACACCCTCGGCCTCATCGGCACGGGCGGCCTTCTCCTCGTCCAGCCCTGGCGGGCCCGGTGACGGCCGCGGCCCGGCTCCGGGCGGCCGCACCGGACCCCGCCGACGGCCTGCGCGCCCACTGCGAGGCGCTGCGCGTGCACGCGGACCGGCTGCGGGCCGCCGCCGGGGAGCTCGAACAGCAGGGGCCTCCCGCGGCGCCGTTCCGCGCCGAGGTCGCGGCCCTCGCCGAGCGCTGCTCGACCGCGGCGGACGGGCTGGCACTGGCCGCGGCCCGGCTCCGGGAGCGCTGACGGCGCGGCCGGTCCGGCAGGGCCGGGGCCCCGCCGGGCGTCAGGACCGGCGCGGGCCCTCATCCATCCCCGCGAGCACCGCCAGAGCACGGGTCGCGGTCTCCTCCGGGGTGCCGGAGACGTCGACGACGACACCGGGCTCGTCCGGACCGAGCGGCTCCAGCGCCGCGAACTGCGAATCCAGCAGGGCGGCGGGCATGAAGTGCCCGCTGCGCGCCGCCATCCGGCCCCCGATCAGCCGGCGGTCGCCGGCGAGGTGCACGAAGACGGCACCGGGCTCGGCCGCGCGCAGCCGGTCGCGGTAGGCGCGCCTGAGCGCCGAGCAGGACACCACGGCGCCGGTGCCGGGGGGCCGCTCGCGCAGCCGGGCGGCGATGGCGTCGAGCCAGGGACGGCGGTCGCCGTCGTCCAGGGGGATCCCGGCGGACATCTTCGCGACGTTCGCCGGCGGGTGGTGGTCGTCGCCCTCCTCGAACGGGACGCCGAGCGCCTCCGCGAGGAGCCGCCCCACGGTCGACTTCCCGGTCCCGGCCACGCCCATCACGACCACCACGCGCCCGCCGCCCGCCGGGCTCCTCGCGCCGTCCGCCGCCACCGGTCCACCCCCGCCGTCCTCGCCGCCCGGCCGCCCCCGCCGCCCTCGCGGCGCGGTCAAGCCCGTTTCCCCGTACGTTACGGCGCCCCGGACGCGACCTGCGGTGCCGCGGGTCAGGCGGTCACTGCCGGGCGGCGGCGGTGCGCGGGGTGGTCTGCTGGACGGACCAGCGGTTGCCGTCCGGGTCGGTGAAGTAGACGAACGAGCCCCAGGGCAGGTCCTCGATCCCGGTCGTCTCCACTCCCCGTCCCCTGAGGTCGGCGTGGGCCTCCTCGATGTCCTTGACGACCACTTGCAGGTTGTCGAGCGACCCCGGGGCCATTCGGGTGAGGCCCCGCCCCACCGCGATCGAGCAGGCAGAGCCGGGCGGGGTCAGCTGCACGAACCGGATGTCGTCGCTGACCGTGACGTCGTGGTCGGCGTGGAAGCCGACCTGCTCGTAGAAGGCCTTCGCCCGGTCGACGTCGGTGACGGGTACGGCGACCAGTTCCAGCTTGATGTCCATCGCTCGCTCCATGCGTGGGGATCGGGGTCCTTGCGGCATCATGCGCCCCCGGCCGGTGCGCCGCCGCTCGGCGGCCCGCCGGCCGGGCGTCTCGCAGCAGTGCCGGCGGTCAGACCGCGGCCGGGGCGTCCTCGCCCGCCGCGAACTGGGTCCGGTACAGCTCCGCGTAGCGGCCGCCTTCGGCGAGCAGTTCGGTGTGCGTGCCGCGCTCCGTGATCCGGCCGTCCTCGACGACCAGGATCAGGTCCGCCGCCTGCACCGTCGAGAGCCGGTGCGCGATGACGACGGCGGTCCGCCCGGACAGCGCCTCGGCGAGGGCGTCCTGCACGGCGGCCTCCGAGGTGGAGTCCAGGTGCGCGGTGGCCTCGTCGAGGATGACCACCCGCTGCCGGGCCAGCAGGAGGCGGGCGATCGTCAGCCGCTGCCGCTCACCGCCCGACAGCCGGTACCCGCGCTCCCCGACGATCGTGTCCAGGCCGTCCGGGAGCGCCGCGACCAGGTCGTCGAGCCGGGAGCGGCGCAGGGCCTCCCACACCTCCTCCTCGGTCGCGTCCGGCCGGGCCAGCAGCAGGTTCGACCGGACGGACTCGTGGAAGAGGTGGCCGTCCTGCGTCACCATGCCGACCGTGTCGCGGATCGACTCGGCCGTCAGGTCCCGGACGTCGGTGCCGCCGATGCGGACGGACCCCTCGTCGGCGTCGTACAGCCGCGGCAGGAGCTGGGCGATGGTCGACTTGCCGGCCCCGGAGGAGCCGACGAGCGCGACCATGCGGCCGGGTTCGGCGCGGAACGACACCTCGTGCAGCACCCGGGTGCCGCCGCGGCTGTCGAGTGCCGCCACCTCCTCCAGGGAGGCCAGGGAGACCTTGTCGGCGGACGGGTAGCCGAAGGAGACCCGGTCGAACTCGACGGAGACCGGCCCGTCCGGGACCGCCACGGCGCCGGGCTTCTGCGCGATGAGCGGTTCGAGGTCGAGGATCTCGAAGACCCGCTCGAAGCTGACGAGAGCGCTCATCACCTCGACGCGCGCCCCGGCCAGCGCGGTCAGCGGGGCGTACAGCCGGGTCAGGAGCAGCGCGAGGGCGACGACGCTGCCGGCGTCGAGACTGCCGCGCAGGGCGTGGTAGCCGCCGAGCCCGTACACGAGGGCGAGGGCCAGCGCCGAGACCAGCGTGAGCGCGGTGACGAACACCGACTGGGCCGTCGCGGTGCGGATGCCGATGTCGCGGACGCGGCGGGCGCGGGCCGCGAACTCCGCGGACTCGTCGGCGGGCCGCCCGAACAGCTTGACGAGGGTGGCTCCGGGAGCGGAGAAACGCTCCGTCATCTGCGTGTTCATCGCGGCGTTGAGCGCGGCCGCCTCGCGCTGCATGGCCGCCATCCGCGTCCCCATCCGGCGCGCGGGCACCACGAACACCGGCAGCAGGAGCAGCGCCAGCAGGGTGATCCGCCAGGAGATGCCCAGCATGACGGCCAGGGCCAGCAGCAGGGTGACCACGTTGCCGACCACCCCTGAGAGGGTGTTGCTGAACGCCCGCTGCGCGCCGATCACGTCGCTGCCGAGGCGGCTGACGAGCGCGCCCGTCCGGGTCCGGGTGAAGAAGGCGACCGGCATCCGCTGCACGTGGTCGAAGACGGCGGTGCGCAGGTCGAGGATCAGGCCTTCGCCGAGCGAGGCCGAGAGCCTCCGGGCGAGCAGCCCGAGCCCGGCCTCCGCGACGGCGACGACGGCGATGAGCAGGGCGAGCCGCACCACGGTGGAAGCCTCCCGGCCGTCGACGACGGCGCTGACGACCCTGCTGGCGAGGACCGGGGACGCCACCGCCAGCAGGGCGGTCACGCTGCTGAGGGCGAGGAACAGGGCGAGCCTGCGGCGGTGCGGGCGGGCGAAGGCGGCGATGCGGCGCAGGCTCGCCCGGGAGATCCGGCGGCGCTCCTGCCGGGAGTTGACCATGCCGTGCATCGAGGTCCAGGCGGTGACTTCCATGTCCATGGTGCGAAACGCTAGGACCTCGATCCCGCTTGAGGTCAACGCCGTACGCCAACCCGCCCTGGCCCGGGCCCCGTCGGGGCTCCCAGGCCGGGGGTGTACGGAGGCGGATCCCGCCCGCTCCCCACCGTTGCCGACCTGCCCATGGTCCGCGGCGGGCGCGTGCGATAGATTCGGCCACTGCTCCGGCACCCGACTCCGGTACCGACGATCCCCGACCCCCGCGAAGACAGGCTTCCCAATGAGCGACATCATCGACGGACTCGGCCGCACCAGCGCCTACGGCGCGCTCGGCATGGTCCTCCTGATCCTCGGCATCGTCCTGGTTGACGTGCTGACGCCCGGGAAGCTCCCGAAGCTGATCTGGGAGGAGCGCAACCGCAACGCGGCGATCACGCTCAGCTCTGCGCTCCTCGGCATCGGCGGCATCGTCTTCACCTCGATCTGGACGACGTACGACGACTTCGGCAAGGGCCTGATGTCCACGGCCGCGTTCGGCCTGCTCGGCCTGGTCCTGATGGCGATCGCCTTCGTCGTCCTGGACTGGGTCACCCCCGGAAAGCTCGGCGCCATAGTGGTCGACCCGCAGCCGCACCCGGCGGTGTGGGTGACGGCCTGCTGCAACCTGTCGGTCGCGGCGATCGTCGCCGCCTCCATCGCCTGACGGCCCGACGGACCGCACCGGCAGAGCGCCGCCCCCCGGCAGGGGAGCGGCGCTCTCGCACGTACGGCCCCGGCCGCCGGTCCAGGGGCCCGTCAGGCCAGCCCCAGCGCGAACACACCGAAGCCCGCCGCCAGCAGCCCGGCGGCCGCCCGCCACGCCGCCGGCACCCGCGCCCAGGGCTCCTCGAACCGCCGCGCGTACCGGGCGATCCCCACCGGGGCGGGCCGGTGCTCGCAGCGCCGCCGTGAACCACCCCGGCCCGCGAGGCGGCGGCCCGGAGCCCGGCCCGGAGCCCCCCGCGGCGGCGGGCCGGAGGAGGCGGCGGCGGGAGGGGCGAGGGCTGTTGCGTGGCTCGTCGTCGCGATCACTCATGATCCGACCAGCCTATGTGCCGCCGCCCGCGCCCCGCGTCCGTCACACCAGCCCCTGCGGACACGCCAGTTGACCGACAACACCACCCGTCCCGGCCCGCGGCTCGGCAGACTGAACCCCATGAAGGAATCGAACAAGGTGACGGCCTCTGTCACGCTCGGACTGCTCGCCGCGTGGGCCCTCCACGACGTCGAAGAGGTCGCGGCGATGGGCCGCTGGTCCCGGGAGCACGTGCCGGTACTGCGCGAGCGCCGACCGGGCCTGCTGCCCGACCGCGTCTGGGACCGCCTCGGCTCCGTGGACGGCCGCGAGTTCGCCGCGGCGGTCGGCATGATGGCCCTCGTCGTCGGCGCGGCAGCGGTCGACGGCCACCGCACGGGCGGCCGGTCCGGCTTCTACCAGGCCTCGCTGACCGGCTTCGGCCTGCACGGCCTCGTCCACATGGGTCAGGCCGCAGCCGTCCGCGGCTACACGCCGGGTGTGGTGACCTCGCCGCTGGTCGTGGTCCCGTTCAGCCTGTGGGCCCGCGGCCGGCTGCGCCGCGCCGGCGTACTCCGGCCCACCCGGCCCCGGGACGCGCTGCAGGGCCTCGCACTCGCGGGGGCCGCCGCCGCGGGCGCGAACATCGCGGGCCGGATGCTGCTGCGCAGACTCCGCTGCACCCGCTGAGCACGGAGCACCGGTCCTCTCCCGGGATGGCCGCGGAGGCCGACGCGGGGGCACCAGAGCCCGGGCCGCGGCATTGCGCCCTGTTGCCGGGCGATCCGCGGGCCGTTGGTCGTTCCCCGGGGCGGGGGACGCTCGTTGAGGCGGCATGGAGCAGTTGCCGATCACCGCGGCGCCGGGTGTCGGGGAGCGGGCCGATACCGCGGCCGATGCCGCGTGCCACCTCTACGACGCCGTCGCACCCTGGAGCGGCTCCGGGGCCGGCGGGTGGAGCCGCACGGCGGCCGAGGACGCCGCCGAGGCCATCGAGACCACCGCGCACGCGCTGGCGCACGCCCACCCGCGCGCCGAGGTCATCCTGGCGCCCGTCCACGCCGCCCTCGCCGACCTGCGCCGGCAGCTCGCCCTGCCGCCTGCCGACCCGCTGACGGCGGGGCAGGCCCCGGCCCTGCCCCGCTCCGTCGGCAACCCGAGGCGGACGAGGTGGGTGCGGGTGGTCACCCCGACGCTGCCCCGGCAACCGCCTGTCGGTACAACGTCCTGACCTCCG
Coding sequences within:
- a CDS encoding gluconokinase, which produces MGVAGTGKSTVGRLLAEALGVPFEEGDDHHPPANVAKMSAGIPLDDGDRRPWLDAIAARLRERPPGTGAVVSCSALRRAYRDRLRAAEPGAVFVHLAGDRRLIGGRMAARSGHFMPAALLDSQFAALEPLGPDEPGVVVDVSGTPEETATRALAVLAGMDEGPRRS
- a CDS encoding VOC family protein; translation: MDIKLELVAVPVTDVDRAKAFYEQVGFHADHDVTVSDDIRFVQLTPPGSACSIAVGRGLTRMAPGSLDNLQVVVKDIEEAHADLRGRGVETTGIEDLPWGSFVYFTDPDGNRWSVQQTTPRTAAARQ
- a CDS encoding ABC transporter ATP-binding protein; the protein is MDMEVTAWTSMHGMVNSRQERRRISRASLRRIAAFARPHRRRLALFLALSSVTALLAVASPVLASRVVSAVVDGREASTVVRLALLIAVVAVAEAGLGLLARRLSASLGEGLILDLRTAVFDHVQRMPVAFFTRTRTGALVSRLGSDVIGAQRAFSNTLSGVVGNVVTLLLALAVMLGISWRITLLALLLLPVFVVPARRMGTRMAAMQREAAALNAAMNTQMTERFSAPGATLVKLFGRPADESAEFAARARRVRDIGIRTATAQSVFVTALTLVSALALALVYGLGGYHALRGSLDAGSVVALALLLTRLYAPLTALAGARVEVMSALVSFERVFEILDLEPLIAQKPGAVAVPDGPVSVEFDRVSFGYPSADKVSLASLEEVAALDSRGGTRVLHEVSFRAEPGRMVALVGSSGAGKSTIAQLLPRLYDADEGSVRIGGTDVRDLTAESIRDTVGMVTQDGHLFHESVRSNLLLARPDATEEEVWEALRRSRLDDLVAALPDGLDTIVGERGYRLSGGERQRLTIARLLLARQRVVILDEATAHLDSTSEAAVQDALAEALSGRTAVVIAHRLSTVQAADLILVVEDGRITERGTHTELLAEGGRYAELYRTQFAAGEDAPAAV
- a CDS encoding DUF350 domain-containing protein, whose amino-acid sequence is MSDIIDGLGRTSAYGALGMVLLILGIVLVDVLTPGKLPKLIWEERNRNAAITLSSALLGIGGIVFTSIWTTYDDFGKGLMSTAAFGLLGLVLMAIAFVVLDWVTPGKLGAIVVDPQPHPAVWVTACCNLSVAAIVAASIA
- a CDS encoding HXXEE domain-containing protein, with product MKESNKVTASVTLGLLAAWALHDVEEVAAMGRWSREHVPVLRERRPGLLPDRVWDRLGSVDGREFAAAVGMMALVVGAAAVDGHRTGGRSGFYQASLTGFGLHGLVHMGQAAAVRGYTPGVVTSPLVVVPFSLWARGRLRRAGVLRPTRPRDALQGLALAGAAAAGANIAGRMLLRRLRCTR